The genomic window CGGGTGCGGGAGAACGGGGGAGAGGCGTCCTACGCTGACCTGGCGGGTACCCTGGCGGACCTGTCGGCCGATCCGCAGGCCCCCCACCGCTTCCTGGGGCAGCTGATGGACAGCGGCTTCCTGCTGCCCGTCACTGGCCTGACCGAACAACCGGCCGACCTGCTGGGCGAGGTGGCGGCCCTGCTGCGCCGCGCCCAGACCATCCAGGGCGAGGTGGCCGCCGGCGCCCTGGCCGCGCTGGCCGGCGCCCTGCAGGCCTTTCCGGCCCTGGACAGTGGGGCGCGCCCCGCCGCCCTGGACGCGGCCCGCGCGCATCTGGCCGCCGCCTACGAGGCGTACGGGCTGACCCTGCCCGCCGGCCCGGTGCTGTACGAGGACACGGCGGCCCCTGAAATGCAGACGCTGGACCCGGCGCCCTTCCAGCCCGCCCTGACGCGGCTGCACCTGCTGCTGGCCGTGCTGCGCGTATTCGACACCCACCTGCTGTTTGAACCGCTGCTGCGCGAGCGGCTGGTCACCGGCCTGGGCCGGGGGGCCCGGGTAGACGACCTGCCCACCTTCGTGCGCGAGAACGCTGACCTGTTCGACGAGTGGCTGCAGGCCTCGCTGCGCGGCCCCAGTGAGGCCCTGCGCGCCCGCCCGGAGTTGCAGGAGATTTTCGCGGTGCAGCGCGAGGTGCGCGCCGCCTACCTGGCCGCCACCCGCGAGGGGCACGAGGAACTCGACCTGACCGAGGCGCAGTTGCAGGCGTGGCTGGCGCGCCTCCCCGGGCGCCTCACGACCCGCCCCTGGTCCTACGACGTGTTTGCCCAGGCTGCGGTGGGCGGCACCGAAACGGGCCTGATCGTGAACCAGGTCTACGCCGGGTACGGGCAGTATTTCAGCCGCTTCCTGTCGGCGCTGCCTGCCCAGGTGACGGCGGACGTGCGGGCCACCCTGACTGCCCTGGCCCCCGCCGGCCACAGCCAGCTTGGCCTGCGCAGTGCCCACGGCTTTACCGCCAACCTGCACCCGGCCCTGACCGACACCGAGGTGCAGATTGACGCCCCGGTGGATGGGCCAGCCCTGAGCGTGAATGACCTGTACCTGGAACACGACGAGGCGCGCGACGAGGTGGTGCTGCGCCGCCGAGACACGGGTGAGTCCGTGCAGATCGTGTACGCCGGGTTCCTGATCGCCCAGCTGCTGCCCAGCCTGAAAAACTTTCTGGTCACCCTGACGAACAACGGCCTGATCGTGCCGCACCTGCCCGACATTGCCGAGGCCAGCCTGGGGCCCGCGGGCGGCCAGATTCGGCGCACGCCGCGCCTGCGCGCCGGGCCTGTGGTGCTGCACCGCGCCCGCTGGAGCGTGCCCCACGCCGCCCTGCCCGCCCCCGGTCCCCACGCCACCGACGCCGAGTACGCCCTGACCCTGTGGCGCTGGGCCGCCGACCACGGGCTGCCCCCCCAGGTGTTCATGCGCCGGCGCCGCGCCGCGCGGGGCAGCGCCAACCTGCAGGCGTGGCAGGCCGAACTGGCCGGCGGCACCCAGAAACCCCAGTACCTCGATTTCTCCAGTCCCCTGCACGCGCGGCTGCTGGCCAAGGTGCTGCGCGACAGCCCGCAGGACTTCGTGTTTGAAGAATGCCGCCCCCTGCCCGAAGAGGCGCTGGTCCACGGCGACCAGGGGCCTCTTACCAGCGAACTCGTCTTTGAACTGCATCAGAAGGGACGGCTGTGATTCCCAGGGATCGCGGAAACAGCGCCGCCATGCCTGTCCATCCTCGCCGCCCCTTTCTTGCTGAGACTCGCTTCGCTTGGGTTCGTCTTCGACTCACCCCAGGTTATCTGCCCCGCACCGGAGGTTCCCTATGAACGCTGCCCTGTACGTCACCCACTACGCGAGCGAGAAGCGCCCGCTGCTGCGCGACCTCATTCTGCCCCTCGTGCTGGAGCTGCAGGCGCGCGCCGGGGTCACGCTGGCCTACGCCGAGCGCCACTGGAAGTTCGGCCCGCACGTCCGCGTGATCGTGCAGGGCGAGGACGGGGCCGTGCAGGCCGCGCTGGCCTACGCTCAGGAGCAGGCCGAAGCCTACCTGCGCGAGTACCCCTCCACCGGCGAGCTGGATGAGGCGGCGTATCTGGCGCGCAGCGAGAAGCTGGGCACCCTGGAACTGGAAGCGGGGCCCTACGGCCCTATCCGGCCGGACAACAGCGTGCTGGTGGGCGAGGCCCCGGACCGGCGCGAGGTGCTGGGCTCGCCGGAAGCCGAAGCCTTCCGCGCACAGTACTTCGCGGCGCTGACGCCCGCCCTGCTGCGGACCCTGCAGGCGGACGCGGGCACCAACACCGACCGGCTGATCCGTCTGGCGCGCATCTTCGTGCTGTACGCCAGCACGTACCCGTTCGGGGTGTATCCCGGGCACATCTCGTACC from Deinococcus multiflagellatus includes these protein-coding regions:
- a CDS encoding lantibiotic dehydratase; the protein is MTQGFIRHQPSAQSTAALPATTQTTTAAPTTPDDLLAPQLLLRFNHVSPARPGFPLEAELRGDAAARTDLHQRRAEAAEALYTLIPGLERDTERRELLALRRTVLAAKAPRQLPADLLVRLPPAVHAYLRAWTAQEARTAELLGALDTHLTAERTAMQAVCRDERFLKALAVSSGALLATARQYAATPLAEQKGTLRKSEYRLLQYVSRAAWKTSPFSHYTSVAGGRWMQGGSAALARPEIQASVTVNHVLILRLLDGALKTPELRAALPWRLGDHLRVQGAEVRFEQALDDAVRQPRARNLASRRVTLRLSGGLARLIARVRENGGEASYADLAGTLADLSADPQAPHRFLGQLMDSGFLLPVTGLTEQPADLLGEVAALLRRAQTIQGEVAAGALAALAGALQAFPALDSGARPAALDAARAHLAAAYEAYGLTLPAGPVLYEDTAAPEMQTLDPAPFQPALTRLHLLLAVLRVFDTHLLFEPLLRERLVTGLGRGARVDDLPTFVRENADLFDEWLQASLRGPSEALRARPELQEIFAVQREVRAAYLAATREGHEELDLTEAQLQAWLARLPGRLTTRPWSYDVFAQAAVGGTETGLIVNQVYAGYGQYFSRFLSALPAQVTADVRATLTALAPAGHSQLGLRSAHGFTANLHPALTDTEVQIDAPVDGPALSVNDLYLEHDEARDEVVLRRRDTGESVQIVYAGFLIAQLLPSLKNFLVTLTNNGLIVPHLPDIAEASLGPAGGQIRRTPRLRAGPVVLHRARWSVPHAALPAPGPHATDAEYALTLWRWAADHGLPPQVFMRRRRAARGSANLQAWQAELAGGTQKPQYLDFSSPLHARLLAKVLRDSPQDFVFEECRPLPEEALVHGDQGPLTSELVFELHQKGRL
- a CDS encoding lantibiotic dehydratase C-terminal domain-containing protein; the encoded protein is MNAALYVTHYASEKRPLLRDLILPLVLELQARAGVTLAYAERHWKFGPHVRVIVQGEDGAVQAALAYAQEQAEAYLREYPSTGELDEAAYLARSEKLGTLELEAGPYGPIRPDNSVLVGEAPDRREVLGSPEAEAFRAQYFAALTPALLRTLQADAGTNTDRLIRLARIFVLYASTYPFGVYPGHISYRSHLEEFLFRQGGGERLRAAFAQKYAPIRDEVLRAVDGVASGARDEVLSLWETQFRRLWPVGRQLADAGLLAPDPTATMQRVAAGINPEAQARWAFGPDYQFSEFHQELRKFNISETWYHVEMFSTYRTLMNFMYSALPLMDISPTERYFVNYMVSEAMQELHGQDWRGFFDQWWVQLREEGVA